A section of the Humulus lupulus chromosome 2, drHumLupu1.1, whole genome shotgun sequence genome encodes:
- the LOC133818065 gene encoding probable prolyl 4-hydroxylase 7 has protein sequence MDLRYFLALFLGLVCFFPDLSLSAVRVPKWLGEKKGDESVIRMKTGASSVSFDPTRVTQLSWNPRAFLYKGFLSEEECDHLINLAKDKLEKSMVADNESGKSIMSEVRTSSGMFLQKSQDKIVADIEARIAAWTFLPQENGESMQILHYENGEKYEPHFDYFHDKANQELGGHRVATVLMYLSNIAKGGETIFPNSEGKLTQPKDDSLSECAKNGYAVKPYKGDALLFFSLHPDSTTDPSSLHGSCPVIEGEKWSATKWIHVRSFDKPMKRLGSDGCTDENASCPLWAKTGECEKNPVYMVGSEKGPGFCRKSCNACSA, from the exons ATGGATTTACGATATTTTCTTGCACTTTTCCTCGGCCTTGTATGCTTCTTTCCGGATCTCTCCCTTTCCGCTGTTCGTGTACCAAAATGGCTTGGAGAAAAGAAAGG AGATGAATCGGTGATTCGAATGAAAACGGGGGCTTCTTCTGTTTCGTTTGATCCAACTCGGGTTACTCAGCTCTCATGGAATCCCAG AGCTTTTCTTTATAAGGGATTTCTATCTGAGGAGGAGTGTGATCACCTAATTAATCTG GCCAAGGATAAGCTGGAAAAATCTATGGTGGCTGATAATGAATCGGGTAAGAGTATTATGAGTGAAGTAAGAACGAGCTCTGGAATGTTTCTTCAGAAGTCTCAG GATAAAATAGTTGCTGACATTGAGGCCAGGATTGCAGCATGGACTTTCCTTCCACAAG AAAATGGGGAGTCGATGCAGATATTGCATTATGAGAATGGTGAGAAGTATGAACCACATTTTGATTATTTTCATGACAAGGCGAATCAAGAACTGGGTGGCCACCGGGTTGCCACTGTGTTGATGTATTTGTCTAATATTGCAAAGGGTGGGGAAACGATATTTCCCAATTCAGAG GGAAAATTGACGCAACCTAAAGATGATAGTTTGTCCGAATGTGCTAAAAATGGCTATGCAG TGAAACCATACAAAGGTGATGCCTTGCTGTTCTTCAGCCTTCATCCAGATTCGACCACTGATCCAAGCAGCTTGCATGGAAGTTGCCCTGTCATTGAGGGTGAGAAGTGGTCAGCCACCAAGTGGATTCATGTTAGGTCTTTTGACAAGCCAATGAAGCGATTAGGTAGTGATGGTTGTACGGATGAAAACGCTAGCTGCCCTCTATGGGCCAAGACAGGTGAATGTGAAAAGAACCCTGTTTATATGGTGGGTTCTGAGAAAGGACCTGGTTTTTGCCGGAAGAGTTGCAACGCTTGTTCTGCCTAG
- the LOC133818066 gene encoding uncharacterized protein LOC133818066 has protein sequence MAVSMVPSLYSLRLNAATNHDSYSSSVLLFNLHARPNSCRRQPTIIVFSSKTSGKVPVSEEAKRELFEKYGLNPDEFLSEPSPKTRRRNGQQNTGKGKELPPEDPKPPRTTHKLLQVLGGKARRMKLLSPKGMDVRPMMEVVKGAAFDILQAAGGCPAALRPGRWLDLYSGTGSVGIEAISRGCSEVHFVEMDPWVVTNVLRPNLEWTGFLDASVIHTVRVEKFLERTEKFVGENAPFDYISITPPYTQVDYWVLMNQVSNSALVGEDTFIVVEYALRTDMLDSCGNLVKITDRRFGRTHLAIYGPQWAQKKRKPEK, from the exons ATGGCAGTTTCAATGGTTCCATCTCTCTACTCGCTCAGATTGAATGCTGCAACGAACCACGACTCATATTCGTCTAGTGTTCTTCTCTTCAATCTCCATGCCAGACCCAACAGTTGTCGACGGCAACCAACCATTATCGTCTTCTCTTCAA AAACATCTGGTAAAGTGCCAGTAAGTGAGGAGGCCAAGAGAGAGTTATTTGAGAAATATGGTCTCAACCCGGACGAGTTCTTATCCGAACCTTCTCCTAAG ACTAGAAGGAGAAACGGCCAACAAAATACAGGAAAAGGTAAGGAACTCCCACCGGAGGATCCAAAGCCACCTCGAACCACTCATAAACTTCTTCAG GTGCTTGGTGGAAAAGCTCGGAGAATGAAATTGCTCTCACCAAAGGGCATGGATGTAAGACCCATGATGGAGGTTGTGAAAGGTGCAGCCTTTGATATATTGCAG GCTGCTGGTGGGTGTCCTGCTGCTCTAAGGCCTGGCCGGTGGCTGGACTTGTACAGTGGAACTGGCTCTGTTGGGATTGAAGCTATTAGCCGTGGATGTTCTGAG GTGCATTTTGTCGAGATGGATCCGTGGGTTGTTACAAATGTCTTGCGTCCCAACTTGGAATGGACAGGGTTTCTGGATGCGTCAGTTATTCATACTGTTCGAGTTGAAAAATTCTTAGAACGCACAGAGAAATTTGTTG GTGAAAATGCACCATTTGACTACATTAGTATTACCCCACCATATACACAAGTTGACTACTGGGTACTGATGAACCAAGTTTCAAACTCTGCCTTGGTCGGAGAAGATACCTTCATT GTAGTTGAGTATGCACTAAGAACAGACATGTTGGATTCATGCGGCAACCTCGTTAAG ATAACCGATAGACGATTCGGCCGAACCCACTTGGCTATTTATGGTCCCCAATGGGCCCAAAAGAAGAGGAAGCCTGAAAAGTGA